Below is a window of Candidatus Dadabacteria bacterium DNA.
CCCATTTTTCCGAGTTCGTTCCCCGCCTTGATCCGATCGTAGGTTCTTACCTCTTCTGCGTCGGCGATTCCTGTGTATCCCAGAAGGACGGCAGCTGCCTCTCCATGCGGATAGAATCTCTTGTGCCCCACTTCAAGAAATATGCCCCCTAGCGTTTCCTTGTTTTTTTCGACCAGAAGAAGCTCCTCTCTGCTTATGTCCTTGGCGATTGTAACGGGATAGAAGCTTTTGAGGGTTTCTATTTTCCGAAGTTTTTTCAGGAGTTCTTTCTCTGGCACGTTTATTATTTCCGCAAGTTTTTCCGCGAGCTCCTCGACATCCGTTATTTCTCTCGGAAATACTCGTATGTTAAAAGACGGTTTGTTATAGAGAATTTTTTCGCCGTTTCTATCGAAAATCCGTCCTCTGGGCGCAGGAAGTTCAAGTGCCCTCAGGATATTTCTTTCCGAAAAATTTCTGTATTCCTCGCCCTTGTATATCTGGAGGTAGAACAACCTCCCCGAGAAGACGACAAAAAACAGCACGATTAGGGATGAGGCTATTGTGAATCTATGTTTTAGGAATCCCATCCAATTTCCTCAGAAGCATTATTATCGGAACGCCGACCACCGTATTAATGATAGCCTGATAAAAAGCTAGCTCAACACTGAGAAATGCCGCCTGTCCGCTGTCTTGTCTCAACAGAAGCAGTACCAGTAGCAGCAAGTGCATGAGCAGGGTTCCTATAAAAAGCGCCAGAGGTAGGAAAAAGAGGTTGTTGCGGTCGTAATTAAGATTGTGCATGTCCACTCGCAGAGTAAGAAACACGGCGAATCTTGTGATCGTATGGAGCCCCAAAGCTCCGGCCGAAAAGACATCCATTAAAAACCCGTTCAGCATGGCAAGTGTGAACAGATAAGGTATTTCGGTTCTGATTACCAAGCATATTATTAAGATCAGATTGAGATCGGGGGTGAACTTACCCAGAGAAGATGTCGGGATTACCGATGTCTGGATAATGATGAAAAGAAAAGAGCAGAGTAGGTAGAAAAGAAAAGAGAAGTTTATTCTCATCATATTCCAACTGGGTCCAGTTGGGGAGAGCTAATTGAGATGTATGAGCACCTCTTCAACCCTGCTCACATCGATTGCCGGTTTTATGATGGCCTTTTGAAGTCCTCTGTCCGGCTTAATTCTTGTTACGGTTCCTATAACAATATTTTTCGGGAAAACATTGTCTTTTCCGGATGATATGATCTTGTCTCCGACTATAATATCATCCTCTTGCTCAATGTACTTCATAACGTAATGGTTTCCCGCTCCGACAACTATACCTCGTACACGGCTCCTTTGTACAATTGCATCCGTCACGCTTGAGGGATTCGTCATTAGCATTACCATTGAGGTTTTTTCATTTACCGAGTGTACGGTTCCTATGGCCCTGACGTTGTTAAGCACCGGGGACCCTTTGTTTATTCCGGAAGACGACCCTTTGTCTATTATAAGGAAACTAGGCCCCACCAGCGAAGGACTGCTCCCTATGACCCTTGCTCCCACCACTTCTCCCTTAAGGGAACTTCTATAGTTAAGAAGACTTCTTAACCTTTCATTCTCAAGTCTTATTTCCGTTAGCATTAACTCTTGTGCTTCCATTTCCTGCAGCTGCGCTTTCAGGCGCGAATTTTCAACGCTTGTATCGACGAGGTCGATATAATGGTCCCAGTAGTATCTCACGCCATCTTTGACATAGTTTGCGAAAGCGCCAGAACCGTAGTTAATGTTAAGCATTAACTTTGTCGTGTAATTATTTTCTCTTTTTGCCAGATCCAAAGTGACGGGCAACAGATTAATT
It encodes the following:
- the mreC gene encoding rod shape-determining protein MreC; amino-acid sequence: MKKFFSKNQLFLFFILIIALINLLPVTLDLAKRENNYTTKLMLNINYGSGAFANYVKDGVRYYWDHYIDLVDTSVENSRLKAQLQEMEAQELMLTEIRLENERLRSLLNYRSSLKGEVVGARVIGSSPSLVGPSFLIIDKGSSSGINKGSPVLNNVRAIGTVHSVNEKTSMVMLMTNPSSVTDAIVQRSRVRGIVVGAGNHYVMKYIEQEDDIIVGDKIISSGKDNVFPKNIVIGTVTRIKPDRGLQKAIIKPAIDVSRVEEVLIHLN
- the mreD gene encoding rod shape-determining protein MreD; translation: MMRINFSFLFYLLCSFLFIIIQTSVIPTSSLGKFTPDLNLILIICLVIRTEIPYLFTLAMLNGFLMDVFSAGALGLHTITRFAVFLTLRVDMHNLNYDRNNLFFLPLALFIGTLLMHLLLLVLLLLRQDSGQAAFLSVELAFYQAIINTVVGVPIIMLLRKLDGIPKT